The proteins below are encoded in one region of Terriglobia bacterium:
- a CDS encoding TonB-dependent receptor: MNSKRWLCFAVMSCLVLLSATLFGQATSNATLQGTVTDKNQAVIKSAEVTITNKATGAVRTVNTNDVGEYRADLQPGIYTVKAKANGFSAAETKDLEVFVGRTLTQNFSLVPGGVSETVEVTAAAPLVDQTKTDVSTNITPEQITDLPLIGRDIADLAYLSPGVKAADSYDPTKNRYAILSVNGEGGRNVNVTVNGIDNKDNTVGGPVMQLPAEAVQEFQISTQRFSAVNGRSEGAAINVITKSGSNSIHGSAFGFFRDQALNADQTQPDTTSPSGFKSSNPPYSRQWFGGSIGGPIKKDKLFVFFAMERQREHTSKSEAPFAFTELTLAAPIGAQAAAIIPTPFFENRIAGKMDWTINTKNSAYLSVATQANNSLNDQSDGTLDLTAGNFTKNHMQIANVTLNSSITPTLINQATIGFQYWNNLIDSNQRVPLVTFLSGEQFGTNTNVPQNSIQRKYQFKDDLSKTIGRHTLKTGIDYIFTPFMGGFFEFNPTLEIDFGQDPSCILGVGPGAGQPGCGPAFFPQGFSTPGLISGNGIGGGMSIAVGDPTFIIKDAKQLGLYLQDDWKATSRLTLNLGLRYDKDFDFIGGSKISDSRTFQELQAAAPFSPLAASLVAKKATDYGKNFSPRFGFAYDLNGQGKHIVRGGFGMYYGNTFQNIPLFMEQQANATIFQTAFAISGTDIVPGTGIPLSSWRFGVDPLPTIPAPSGTLAAGATGRIMDPNYRNPVTEEFNGGYTWSINSKTVFEAEYVHVLGLHQNKTINLDPNIPVDPNNITTTKRTGAPGGFFRPLDAAFTAAGVPVLGSVRDETSGGRSRYDGMNISFRQRGFHKMDLIANYTLARAVGYNQDGGSFRYYPRDPQHPLSPAEFGPAFNDERHHFTLAATAHLPWNMEFSPILQAGSSRPFNAIAGNNMLNLGGGSDAGALIVTNSDPNNLASELNAAKALNPANPTLPEVQCYYSGNCHLAPYNSLRGDPYFNMDARVAKNIKLGENRNLQLAFQGFNLFNHANYGNDFFNTVGTNFNTPSDFINPTSSTLPRAFTGEFGARFTF, translated from the coding sequence GGCAAATGGATTCTCGGCGGCGGAAACGAAGGACCTGGAAGTCTTTGTCGGCAGGACGTTGACGCAGAACTTCTCGCTCGTCCCAGGCGGGGTAAGCGAGACAGTGGAAGTGACAGCAGCCGCGCCGCTGGTTGACCAGACAAAAACTGACGTAAGCACGAACATCACCCCGGAACAGATTACGGACCTGCCGCTGATCGGCCGCGATATCGCCGACCTTGCATATCTTTCTCCCGGAGTGAAGGCCGCAGACTCCTATGATCCAACCAAGAACCGTTATGCAATTCTGTCAGTGAATGGCGAAGGTGGACGCAACGTAAACGTCACCGTCAACGGCATTGACAACAAAGATAATACGGTCGGTGGACCTGTAATGCAGCTTCCGGCTGAAGCAGTACAGGAGTTCCAGATTTCGACACAGAGGTTCTCCGCAGTGAATGGCCGCTCCGAAGGCGCCGCCATCAATGTGATCACAAAATCTGGGTCGAACAGCATCCATGGATCGGCATTCGGATTCTTCCGCGACCAGGCCCTCAACGCGGACCAGACGCAGCCCGATACCACGTCTCCCAGTGGCTTTAAGTCTTCAAATCCGCCTTATTCGCGGCAATGGTTTGGCGGATCCATTGGCGGACCAATCAAAAAAGACAAATTGTTCGTCTTTTTCGCCATGGAGCGTCAACGCGAGCATACTTCGAAATCTGAGGCTCCGTTCGCATTTACTGAGTTGACTCTGGCAGCCCCGATAGGAGCGCAGGCAGCCGCAATTATTCCGACGCCGTTCTTTGAAAACCGTATTGCGGGAAAAATGGATTGGACGATCAATACGAAAAACAGCGCCTACCTCTCTGTGGCTACGCAGGCGAACAACAGCCTGAACGACCAGAGCGACGGCACGCTGGACCTGACGGCCGGCAACTTCACAAAAAACCACATGCAGATTGCCAACGTCACCCTAAACTCTTCAATTACGCCGACGTTGATCAACCAAGCTACGATTGGTTTCCAGTATTGGAATAACCTGATTGACAGCAATCAACGTGTTCCTCTTGTGACATTCCTTAGCGGTGAGCAGTTTGGCACCAATACCAACGTTCCGCAAAACTCGATTCAGCGCAAATACCAATTCAAAGACGACCTGAGCAAGACAATTGGGCGGCACACTTTGAAGACTGGAATCGACTACATCTTTACGCCCTTTATGGGTGGCTTTTTCGAATTCAATCCAACTTTGGAGATCGATTTCGGCCAGGACCCCAGCTGTATTCTCGGTGTTGGACCAGGCGCCGGCCAGCCTGGTTGCGGTCCGGCTTTCTTCCCGCAAGGATTTTCAACTCCGGGTCTCATCTCCGGCAATGGCATTGGTGGCGGAATGAGCATCGCTGTGGGCGATCCGACCTTCATCATCAAGGATGCGAAACAGCTCGGCTTATACTTACAGGACGACTGGAAGGCGACCTCGCGTCTAACCCTGAACCTTGGTCTTCGTTATGACAAGGACTTCGACTTCATCGGCGGCTCAAAGATTTCCGACAGCCGCACCTTCCAGGAACTGCAGGCGGCCGCGCCTTTCAGCCCTCTGGCAGCGTCACTGGTGGCCAAAAAGGCGACTGATTACGGCAAGAACTTCAGCCCGCGCTTCGGCTTCGCATACGATCTCAACGGCCAAGGCAAGCACATTGTCCGCGGTGGATTCGGAATGTACTATGGCAACACTTTCCAGAACATCCCGTTGTTCATGGAGCAGCAGGCCAATGCCACCATCTTCCAGACGGCATTCGCCATTTCCGGCACGGACATCGTGCCCGGCACAGGCATTCCGCTGAGCAGTTGGCGTTTTGGCGTTGATCCTCTGCCAACAATTCCGGCGCCCTCTGGAACGCTGGCTGCCGGTGCAACAGGCAGAATCATGGACCCGAACTATCGCAACCCCGTGACCGAGGAGTTCAACGGCGGATATACCTGGTCGATCAACTCCAAGACAGTGTTTGAAGCCGAGTACGTACACGTGCTTGGTCTGCACCAGAACAAGACGATCAACCTCGATCCCAATATTCCCGTCGACCCGAATAACATTACCACTACAAAAAGAACCGGCGCTCCCGGCGGGTTTTTCCGTCCTCTCGACGCCGCGTTCACAGCGGCGGGTGTACCGGTGCTGGGCAGCGTCCGCGATGAAACTTCTGGCGGGCGTTCGCGCTACGACGGCATGAACATCAGCTTCCGTCAGCGTGGTTTCCACAAGATGGACCTGATCGCCAATTACACGCTGGCCCGCGCCGTTGGGTATAACCAGGATGGCGGCTCTTTCCGCTACTATCCTCGTGATCCGCAGCACCCGCTCTCTCCTGCCGAGTTCGGACCTGCGTTCAATGACGAACGGCATCATTTCACATTGGCTGCAACAGCACACCTGCCCTGGAATATGGAATTCTCTCCAATTCTTCAGGCGGGATCGTCCCGTCCATTTAACGCTATTGCGGGGAACAATATGCTGAACCTGGGCGGCGGCAGCGACGCTGGGGCTCTGATCGTGACGAATAGCGATCCGAACAATTTGGCCTCTGAGCTTAACGCTGCGAAGGCCCTGAATCCCGCCAACCCAACCTTGCCGGAGGTGCAGTGCTACTACTCAGGCAACTGCCACCTTGCTCCCTACAACTCCTTGCGCGGCGACCCATACTTCAACATGGATGCCCGCGTGGCGAAGAACATTAAACTGGGTGAAAACCGCAACCTGCAACTTGCGTTCCAGGGGTTCAACCTGTTCAACCATGCCAACTATGGAAATGATTTCTTTAACACAGTTGGTACCAACTTCAATACACCTAGCGACTTTATTAACCCCACGAGCAGCACACTGCCGCGGGCTTTCACGGGTGAATTTGGAGCAAGGTTCACCTTCTAA
- a CDS encoding gas vesicle protein GvpG, producing the protein MLLIDDLLFAPFSGWNFIMRTLLKVAEEQWTDDAPLKEQLLHLQVELEEGSITEEQYLEAEAAILREIREVQRRKIELAGGDPDQFEGGISGSAVQEGSGASITWDPNESGEE; encoded by the coding sequence ATGCTCTTAATCGACGATCTGCTCTTCGCGCCCTTTTCCGGCTGGAACTTCATCATGCGCACCTTGCTGAAGGTAGCGGAAGAGCAGTGGACGGACGACGCTCCTCTCAAAGAGCAACTCCTGCACCTGCAGGTCGAGTTGGAAGAAGGCTCCATCACAGAAGAGCAATATCTTGAAGCCGAAGCGGCCATCCTGCGTGAAATCCGTGAGGTCCAGCGCCGCAAGATCGAGCTAGCCGGTGGCGATCCTGACCAGTTTGAAGGCGGTATTTCCGGCTCTGCCGTCCAGGAAGGTTCTGGGGCTTCAATTACCTGGGACCCCAACGAGAGCGGCGAAGAATAA